The Pirellulales bacterium genome has a window encoding:
- a CDS encoding sigma-70 family RNA polymerase sigma factor, protein MAAAEAVLIEQIRAGNDAAWNELIARFEGRLLAFVESRLRRRDAAEDVVQETLIGFLTSLPNYDPTRSLESYLFSIAAHKLTDYLRREGRRPALPLSTVESSSGGWNLPGKDRPASSIMRSGERKELEGAGLAAAMREQIERWRSRGEWWKICCAELLFVRGSANKDVAAKLDLSEQQVANQKFDFLARLRTLLEHQHLSTDVFPELAEGST, encoded by the coding sequence ATGGCTGCTGCTGAGGCGGTGCTGATTGAGCAAATTCGCGCCGGAAACGATGCGGCGTGGAACGAACTGATTGCGCGGTTCGAAGGTCGGCTGTTGGCATTCGTAGAAAGCCGGCTGCGACGCCGTGACGCCGCCGAGGACGTGGTGCAAGAAACGCTGATCGGTTTTCTCACCAGCTTGCCGAATTACGATCCGACTCGTTCGTTGGAAAGCTACCTGTTCTCCATCGCCGCCCATAAGCTAACCGACTATTTGCGGCGCGAAGGGCGCCGACCGGCTCTGCCGCTCTCCACCGTCGAATCAAGCAGCGGCGGTTGGAATTTGCCCGGGAAAGATCGCCCGGCGAGTTCGATCATGCGAAGCGGTGAACGGAAGGAACTGGAAGGGGCGGGTTTGGCCGCTGCCATGCGCGAACAAATCGAGCGTTGGCGCAGCCGCGGCGAATGGTGGAAAATTTGCTGCGCCGAACTGCTGTTTGTGCGCGGCTCGGCCAACAAAGATGTGGCCGCCAAGTTGGATTTGTCCGAACAGCAAGTGGCCAATCAAAAATTCGATTTTTTAGCTAGATTGCGAACACTGCTGGAGCACCAGCATCTTTCCACAGACGTGTTTCCAGAGCTTGCGGAAGGGTCGACATGA
- the tkt gene encoding transketolase translates to MSTTTENTSSTNSTSNIDTANLDLLTINTIRTLAMDGVQKANSGHPGTPMALAPVAYTLWQHVLRYDPENPDWPNRDRFVLSCGHASMLLYSLLHLAGVQQLDEHGQPTGELAVSLDQLKQFRQLHSRTPGHPEAVDTSGVETTTGPLGQGCGNSVGMAIASRWLAAHFNQPDFELFDFNIFTLCSDGDLMEGVSNEAASIAGHLKLSNLCWIYDDNHITIEGNTEIAYTDDVATRFKGLGWNVIRCPDANDTEALLKAYKKFLRTKDKPTMIIVRSHIGYGSPHKQDSSKAHGEPLGADEIRLTKEAYGWPPDAQFLVPDEARQNFQSGVAVRGKKLHKKWQAKFKKYAKQYPELAAQWQAMDRRELPAGWDADIPTFAPDAKGLATRVSGGKVLNALAQRVPWLLGGAADLAPSTMTLQTFEGSSAFEPNNYGGRNFHFGIREHGMAAALNGMALSKLRPYGATFFCFFDYCKPSFRLSAVGHLPTIYIFTHDSIGLGEDGPTHQPIEHLAAIRAVPRAVTIRPGDANEAAESWRTLMSIKDRPVALILTRQNLPTLDRTKYAQASGLAKGAYTLIDPPAGKPQVILIGTGSEVSICVTAYDQLAAQGITARVVSMPSWELFEMQDETYRHSVLPADVTARVACEAGIRQGWDRYIGTSGRFVGMDSYGASAPGPACYKNFNITPEHVVEEAKAAIGI, encoded by the coding sequence ATGTCCACAACCACTGAAAATACTTCCTCCACAAACAGTACATCGAACATTGACACCGCCAATCTCGATTTGCTGACCATTAACACGATTCGCACGCTGGCGATGGATGGCGTGCAAAAAGCCAATAGCGGCCATCCTGGCACTCCCATGGCGCTGGCGCCGGTTGCTTACACCTTGTGGCAGCATGTGTTGCGATACGATCCGGAAAATCCCGATTGGCCCAACCGTGATCGATTTGTGCTTTCCTGCGGCCACGCTTCCATGTTGTTGTATTCGCTGTTGCATTTAGCAGGCGTGCAGCAATTGGATGAACATGGCCAGCCGACCGGCGAGTTGGCCGTCTCGCTCGACCAACTCAAACAATTTCGTCAACTGCACAGTCGCACGCCGGGTCATCCGGAAGCGGTCGATACTAGCGGCGTGGAAACAACCACCGGACCGCTCGGGCAAGGCTGTGGCAACAGCGTGGGCATGGCGATTGCCTCGCGCTGGCTGGCGGCGCATTTCAACCAGCCCGATTTTGAGTTGTTCGATTTCAACATTTTCACATTGTGCAGTGACGGCGATTTGATGGAGGGCGTTTCCAACGAAGCCGCTTCGATTGCCGGCCACCTCAAGCTTTCCAACCTGTGCTGGATATACGACGATAATCACATCACGATCGAAGGCAACACCGAGATTGCTTATACCGACGATGTGGCCACCCGCTTCAAGGGTTTGGGCTGGAACGTGATTCGCTGCCCCGACGCCAACGACACGGAGGCCTTGCTGAAAGCTTACAAAAAATTTCTCCGCACTAAAGATAAACCTACCATGATTATCGTCCGCAGCCACATTGGCTACGGTTCACCTCATAAGCAAGATTCCAGCAAAGCGCACGGCGAACCGTTGGGCGCCGACGAGATTCGTCTCACCAAAGAGGCTTATGGCTGGCCCCCCGATGCGCAATTTTTGGTGCCGGACGAAGCCCGACAAAACTTTCAGTCTGGCGTCGCTGTCCGTGGCAAAAAGCTGCATAAAAAGTGGCAAGCAAAATTCAAAAAATACGCCAAGCAATATCCCGAGTTGGCCGCGCAGTGGCAAGCCATGGATCGCCGCGAATTGCCCGCTGGCTGGGATGCCGACATTCCGACGTTCGCGCCTGACGCCAAAGGTTTGGCCACACGGGTTTCCGGTGGTAAAGTGCTCAATGCATTGGCGCAACGTGTGCCGTGGCTGTTAGGCGGCGCTGCCGATTTGGCTCCTTCCACGATGACGCTGCAAACGTTTGAAGGCTCGTCAGCCTTCGAACCTAATAATTACGGCGGACGCAATTTTCATTTTGGCATCCGCGAGCATGGCATGGCAGCAGCACTCAACGGCATGGCCCTTTCCAAGCTGCGGCCGTACGGTGCTACGTTTTTCTGCTTTTTTGACTATTGCAAACCGTCGTTTCGCCTAAGCGCGGTGGGCCACCTGCCGACCATCTACATTTTCACGCACGATTCCATCGGTCTGGGTGAAGATGGCCCGACCCATCAACCCATCGAGCATTTGGCAGCAATCCGCGCTGTGCCCCGAGCTGTTACCATTCGTCCCGGCGATGCTAACGAGGCAGCCGAATCGTGGCGCACATTGATGAGCATCAAAGATCGCCCTGTTGCGCTGATTCTCACGCGGCAGAATTTGCCGACGCTCGATCGCACCAAATACGCCCAGGCTAGCGGTTTAGCGAAGGGTGCGTACACGCTGATTGATCCTCCCGCTGGTAAGCCACAGGTCATTTTGATCGGCACGGGCAGCGAAGTTTCGATTTGCGTGACGGCGTATGATCAACTCGCCGCGCAAGGCATTACGGCCCGAGTGGTCAGTATGCCCTCGTGGGAACTTTTTGAAATGCAGGACGAGACATACCGGCATAGCGTGTTGCCGGCAGATGTAACTGCCCGGGTGGCGTGTGAAGCAGGCATCCGCCAAGGCTGGGACCGCTATATCGGCACTTCCGGCCGCTTTGTTGGCATGGACAGCTACGGCGCCAGCGCCCCCGGACCGGCTTGCTACAAAAACTTCAACATCACACCGGAGCACGTTGTGGAAGAAGCCAAGGCGGCCATTGGCATTTAG